From a single Polyangiaceae bacterium genomic region:
- a CDS encoding HAD family hydrolase, giving the protein MKRRLDLPTQSEKLAAVVARVREIGAGRAPLVVFDLDGTLMDNRPRTCAIMADLAEKWRVSHPREAALLKTMVPERLDYLLDENLRAIGIEDEALLAEGFEHWKAHFFFDSWIHHDTPLPGAVEFAHACRDAGAIIVYFTGRDLPNMALGTFASLRDAGFPIGVPGTELVLKPSPEMDDTEFKRAFTPLVAQRGVVTAVFDNEPGNCNVFKELFPDTDVFLLDTQFHPDAPPLLDSVMVIGDFSTQS; this is encoded by the coding sequence ATGAAGCGACGGCTGGACCTGCCGACGCAGAGCGAGAAGCTCGCGGCGGTGGTGGCTCGCGTGCGGGAGATCGGCGCGGGCCGCGCCCCGCTGGTGGTGTTCGACCTGGACGGCACGCTGATGGACAACCGCCCGCGGACCTGCGCCATCATGGCGGACCTGGCCGAGAAGTGGCGCGTTTCTCACCCGCGGGAGGCAGCGCTGCTCAAGACCATGGTGCCGGAGCGCCTGGACTACTTGCTGGACGAGAACCTCCGCGCCATCGGCATCGAGGACGAGGCGCTGCTCGCCGAGGGCTTCGAGCACTGGAAGGCGCACTTCTTCTTCGACTCCTGGATCCACCACGACACCCCGCTCCCGGGAGCGGTGGAGTTCGCCCACGCCTGTCGCGACGCCGGCGCCATCATCGTGTACTTCACCGGTCGCGATCTGCCCAACATGGCGTTGGGTACCTTCGCCAGCCTTCGCGATGCCGGCTTCCCCATCGGCGTCCCGGGTACGGAGCTCGTGCTCAAGCCGTCTCCGGAGATGGACGACACCGAGTTCAAGCGCGCCTTCACGCCGCTGGTCGCCCAGCGCGGAGTGGTCACGGCCGTGTTCGACAACGAGCCCGGCAACTGCAACGTCTTCAAGGAACTGTTTCCGGATACGGACGTGTTCCTGCTCGACACCCAATTCCACCCCGACGCGCCGCCGCTGCTCGACAGCGTGATGGTGATCGGAGACTTTTCAACGCAATCATGA